Proteins encoded in a region of the Candidatus Zixiibacteriota bacterium genome:
- a CDS encoding PAS domain S-box protein: protein MLKPLEINEIIIIINQAIDKVKLEEKLKTSESVLNLITNNIPDILYSMNLKGEFININHAVEACLGYKPSELLGISVFTIIHPDDQQKIRKSFI, encoded by the coding sequence ATCCTTAAACCCTTAGAGATTAATGAAATAATAATCATTATAAACCAGGCTATCGATAAAGTAAAATTAGAAGAAAAACTAAAAACATCTGAATCGGTACTGAATCTCATCACAAATAATATCCCTGATATTCTATACTCGATGAATCTAAAGGGCGAGTTTATAAATATTAATCATGCGGTCGAAGCCTGTCTGGGCTACAAACCATCCGAATTATTGGGTATTTCGGTATTTACAATAATTCATCCCGATGACCAACAAAAGATTAGAAAATCTTTTATTTAA
- a CDS encoding response regulator: MKQIRILYIEDNSKQRKNFAGQLRQKGFTVTAAVSGKTALKYLKQRTYDAVLCDLNLPDLNGLDILEEIRREGSKILFVILTAHGTISQAVKAIKKAPIILSLNP; encoded by the coding sequence ATGAAACAAATAAGAATATTATACATAGAAGACAACAGCAAACAGCGCAAGAATTTCGCCGGGCAATTGCGCCAAAAAGGCTTTACCGTAACCGCTGCCGTCTCCGGAAAAACCGCCTTGAAATATTTAAAACAAAGAACTTATGATGCTGTTCTCTGCGATTTAAACCTGCCGGATTTGAACGGACTGGATATTTTAGAGGAAATAAGGCGGGAAGGTTCAAAAATACTTTTTGTTATCCTAACGGCGCACGGTACAATATCCCAAGCGGTAAAAGCAATTAAAAAAGCGCCGATCATTTTATCCTTAAACCCTTAG